In Arachis hypogaea cultivar Tifrunner chromosome 17, arahy.Tifrunner.gnm2.J5K5, whole genome shotgun sequence, a single window of DNA contains:
- the LOC112764513 gene encoding abscisic acid receptor PYL4 has protein sequence MPSPLQLHRFDPSTDAATATATAIATGVNFPKEHAFTATATASPSPPCLLPEALARHHAHGVGPHQCCSSVIQSIDAPVSTVWSVVRRFDNPQGYKNFVKSCHVVASGNGGDDGIGVGALREVRVVSGLPAQSSTERLEILDDERHVISFSVVGGDHRLRNYRSVTTLHGDGNGGTVVIESYVVDVPIGNTKEETCVFVDTIVRCNLQSLAQIAENMAKTTPHK, from the coding sequence ATGCCTTCTCCTCTTCAACTCCACCGCTTCGATCCTTCCACCGACGCAGCAACTGCCACAGCAACAGCCATCGCCACCGGCGTCAACTTCCCCAAGGAGCATGCCTTCACGGCAACGGCAACAGCGTCTCCATCGCCGCCGTGCCTTCTCCCGGAGGCTCTAGCACGGCACCACGCGCACGGAGTTGGACCGCACCAGTGCTGCTCCTCCGTGATCCAGTCCATTGACGCTCCGGTATCCACCGTGTGGTCCGTCGTGCGCCGCTTCGACAACCCGCAGGGATACAAGAACTTCGTCAAGAGCTGCCACGTCGTCGCCTCGGGAAACGGCGGAGACGACGGAATCGGAGTCGGCGCGTTGCGCGAGGTGCGCGTGGTTTCCGGCTTGCCAGCTCAGTCAAGCACGGAACGGTTAGAGATCTTGGATGACGAGCGCCACGTCATCAGCTTCAGCGTCGTAGGCGGAGACCACCGTTTGAGGAACTACCGCTCCGTTACAACGCTTCACGGTGACGGTAACGGCGGAACGGTTGTGATTGAATCGTACGTCGTTGATGTACCGATCGGTAACACTAAAGAAGAGACTTGCGTGTTCGTTGATACGATCGTACGGTGCAACTTGCAGTCCCTCGCTCAGATCGCTGAGAACATGGCCAAAACAACCCCTCACaaatga